The following coding sequences are from one Comamonas koreensis window:
- the trxB gene encoding thioredoxin-disulfide reductase, with translation MSAIHQHAKVLILGSGPAGYTAAIYAARANLDPVLITGMAQGGQLTTTTEVDNWPADVMGVQGPALMQRFLEHAERFKTQIIFDHINQVDFSKRPFTLKGDSGTYTCDSLIIATGASAKYLGLPTEEAFMGRGVSACATCDGFFYREQPVCVIGGGNTAVEEALYLSNIASKVTLVHRRDKFKAEPILVDKLMEKVQEGKIELKTHFTLDEVLGDQSGVNGIRIKSTQDGHTEDIALQGCFIAIGHHPNTDIFQGQLEMENGYLVTQMGRGGFATQTSVPGIFAAGDVQDHVYRQAITSAGTGCMAALDAQRFLEQE, from the coding sequence ATGTCTGCCATCCACCAACATGCCAAAGTTTTGATCCTGGGCTCGGGCCCTGCGGGCTATACCGCCGCCATCTATGCGGCGCGTGCCAACCTCGATCCCGTCTTGATCACCGGCATGGCCCAGGGCGGTCAGCTGACGACCACCACCGAAGTGGACAACTGGCCCGCCGATGTGATGGGCGTGCAAGGCCCGGCGTTGATGCAGCGTTTTTTGGAGCATGCCGAGCGTTTCAAGACCCAGATCATCTTTGACCACATCAACCAGGTCGACTTCAGCAAGCGCCCCTTCACCTTGAAGGGCGACAGCGGCACCTACACCTGCGACAGCCTGATCATCGCCACCGGCGCATCGGCCAAGTACCTGGGCCTGCCCACCGAAGAGGCCTTCATGGGCCGTGGCGTGTCGGCCTGCGCGACCTGTGACGGATTCTTCTACCGCGAGCAGCCCGTCTGCGTGATCGGCGGCGGCAACACCGCCGTGGAAGAAGCGCTCTACCTGTCCAACATCGCCAGCAAGGTGACGCTGGTGCACCGCCGCGACAAGTTCAAGGCCGAGCCCATCCTGGTCGACAAGCTGATGGAGAAAGTCCAGGAAGGCAAGATCGAGCTCAAGACCCATTTCACGCTCGATGAAGTGCTGGGCGACCAATCGGGCGTCAACGGCATCCGCATCAAGAGCACGCAAGACGGCCACACCGAGGACATCGCGCTGCAAGGCTGCTTTATCGCCATTGGCCACCACCCCAATACCGACATCTTCCAAGGCCAGCTGGAGATGGAAAACGGCTACCTGGTGACCCAGATGGGCCGTGGCGGTTTTGCCACACAAACCAGCGTGCCCGGCATCTTCGCGGCTGGCGACGTGCAAGACCATGTCTACCGCCAGGCCATTACCAGCGCGGGCACGGGCTGCATGGCTGCGCTGGATGCCCAGCGCTTCCTGGAACAGGAATAA
- the lolA gene encoding outer membrane lipoprotein chaperone LolA, which produces MKQWIAAAALVSLTGWAQADGLQSLEKFMTSSQAGEAQFTQTVTSPAKQGQAGRVKTSSGSFAFQRPGKFKFIYQKPFDQTIVADGAVLTVYDADLNQVTQRQQSKALGQTPAALLASASSLQALKAEFDVSSLPEADGQQWAQAIPKNKDGQIKQVKVGFKGDELQTLEIEDGFGQRSVLRFVGFKALPSLPGSAFEFAIPSGAEVIRQ; this is translated from the coding sequence ATGAAACAATGGATCGCAGCAGCCGCCCTGGTCAGCCTGACCGGTTGGGCACAGGCCGATGGCCTGCAAAGCCTGGAAAAGTTCATGACCAGCTCGCAGGCCGGTGAAGCCCAGTTCACGCAGACGGTCACCTCGCCCGCCAAGCAGGGCCAGGCAGGCAGGGTCAAGACCTCCAGCGGCAGCTTTGCTTTCCAGCGGCCGGGCAAGTTCAAGTTCATCTACCAAAAGCCGTTTGACCAGACCATCGTCGCCGATGGCGCGGTGCTGACCGTCTATGACGCCGACCTGAACCAGGTCACCCAGCGCCAGCAGAGCAAGGCCCTGGGCCAGACGCCTGCCGCGCTGCTCGCGTCCGCTTCAAGCTTGCAGGCGCTGAAGGCCGAGTTCGACGTGAGCAGCTTGCCCGAGGCCGATGGCCAGCAATGGGCCCAGGCCATTCCGAAGAACAAGGACGGCCAGATCAAGCAGGTCAAGGTCGGCTTCAAGGGCGATGAGCTGCAGACCTTGGAGATCGAGGACGGTTTTGGCCAGCGCTCGGTGCTGCGCTTTGTCGGCTTCAAGGCCCTGCCTTCGCTGCCAGGCTCGGCGTTCGAGTTTGCGATTCCGTCCGGTGCGGAAGTGATTCGCCAGTAA
- a CDS encoding PLP-dependent aminotransferase family protein has translation MQLLDESLCDIPESHSVDAAGSPPADDAFLYERIAAHFEQAIAQQTLGVGARMPSVRDIRRQHHVSHSTALQVLRVLESRGLIEARPRVGYFVSDRALQMPAAREPLQLGPFPMQDHRFEGIGERAAEYLNKARLKGPLKVDLGSAMPAPELFDAKLLNQLAVALLREQPQILVHGPSAPFTHPDFQASMARYALGFGVRLAPMDIAATFGNSEAVNLALDALTQPGDMVAIESPTFYGILQAIEAKKLQALEIPSSPHTGMSIEALELALRTHPNLKAVVVVPHLQMPQGATMPDSHKRRLVALCREYRVALIEDDIYREFVESDEVLKPCKAWDTDGSVIYCSSLSKSYAPGLRLGWMNAGRWQERVQMIKFARSRNLPVWPQLLGARTVGSPSYMRHLVRLRQQLRVQRQAAAQAVARYFPIGTRLSLPAGGLSIWLELPEQISSSRLYDEALAVGIRVAPGDMFSNTGHYDHFLRLSCGMPFTDAVDEAYRSLGRMMHAQLGLPPRA, from the coding sequence GTGCAGCTGTTAGATGAGAGTCTGTGTGACATCCCCGAGAGCCATTCCGTAGACGCGGCAGGCAGCCCGCCCGCAGACGATGCGTTTTTGTACGAGCGCATCGCCGCGCATTTTGAGCAGGCGATTGCCCAGCAGACCCTGGGTGTGGGGGCGCGCATGCCCTCGGTACGCGATATCCGGCGCCAGCACCATGTCAGCCACAGCACGGCGCTGCAGGTGCTGCGCGTGCTGGAGTCGCGCGGGTTGATCGAGGCGCGGCCGCGTGTGGGCTACTTTGTCAGCGACAGGGCTTTGCAGATGCCCGCGGCGCGCGAGCCGCTGCAGCTGGGCCCTTTTCCGATGCAGGACCACCGCTTTGAAGGCATTGGCGAGCGCGCGGCCGAGTATCTGAACAAGGCGCGCCTCAAAGGGCCGCTCAAGGTAGACCTGGGCAGCGCCATGCCCGCGCCCGAGCTGTTCGATGCCAAACTGCTCAACCAGCTGGCCGTGGCCTTGCTGCGCGAGCAGCCCCAGATCCTGGTCCATGGCCCTTCGGCGCCTTTCACCCATCCGGATTTTCAGGCCTCGATGGCGCGCTACGCGCTGGGCTTTGGCGTGCGCCTGGCGCCGATGGACATTGCGGCGACCTTTGGCAATTCCGAGGCGGTGAACTTGGCGCTCGATGCGCTGACCCAGCCGGGCGATATGGTGGCGATTGAGTCGCCCACCTTCTACGGCATCCTGCAGGCGATCGAGGCCAAGAAGCTGCAGGCGCTGGAGATCCCGTCGAGCCCGCACACGGGCATGTCGATCGAGGCGTTGGAGCTGGCCTTGCGCACCCACCCCAACCTCAAGGCCGTTGTTGTCGTGCCCCATCTGCAGATGCCCCAGGGCGCCACCATGCCTGACAGCCACAAGCGGCGCCTGGTGGCCCTGTGCCGCGAGTACCGGGTCGCGCTGATCGAGGACGATATCTACCGCGAATTTGTCGAATCCGACGAGGTGCTCAAGCCCTGTAAGGCCTGGGACACCGATGGCTCGGTGATCTATTGCTCCTCGCTGTCCAAAAGCTATGCGCCGGGCCTGCGCCTGGGCTGGATGAATGCCGGGCGCTGGCAGGAGCGGGTGCAGATGATCAAGTTTGCACGCTCGCGCAACCTGCCGGTCTGGCCCCAGCTGCTGGGCGCACGCACGGTGGGGTCACCGTCGTACATGCGGCACCTGGTGCGCCTGCGCCAGCAGCTGCGCGTGCAGCGCCAGGCCGCGGCGCAGGCGGTGGCGCGCTATTTTCCGATTGGCACGCGCCTGAGCCTGCCCGCGGGCGGCCTGAGCATCTGGCTGGAGCTGCCCGAGCAAATCTCGTCCAGCCGCCTGTACGACGAGGCGCTGGCCGTGGGCATCCGCGTGGCGCCTGGCGACATGTTCAGCAACACTGGCCATTACGACCACTTTCTGCGGCTGAGCTGCGGCATGCCGTTTACCGACGCAGTGGACGAGGCCTATCGCAGCCTGGGGCGCATGATGCATGCGCAGCTGGGGCTGCCGCCCAGGGCTTGA
- the mqo gene encoding malate dehydrogenase (quinone), producing the protein MTNPTENPQAASAAKAPKKGFTRRKFVASAAAVGAGVVGYQYFFGSQYRAEKADRQVDVLLIGGGIMSATLGVYLQELEPGWSYELFERLDQVAEESSNGWNNAGTGHSALCELNYTPMDKNGNVQISSAININENFQVSRQFWSHQVRAGVLGNPREFINSTPHMNLVFGEENRSFIQKRLKALEASPLFTGMESSTDPAQIKEWIPLMMEGRDPAEVVTATRSPLGTDVNLGEITRQFYKNLSSKPNFKLSTGQEVRSITRNSDGSWRVSAFDMKDSSKIQTVDARFIFIGAGGAALPLLQLSGIPESKVYGGFPVGGEFLVTEKPEITERHLAKVYGLADTGSPPMSVPHLDTRVLDGKRVLLFGPFATWSSKFLKNGSYFDLAKATTFANVIPQLQVGVNEFALVKYLAQQLSLNKEQKMDALRHYMPEAKDADWRLWEAGQRVQIIKNDPEKGGILKLGTEVVVAQDRSLTALLGASPGGSTSPAIMLTLLEKAFPEKVKSADWQEKIRQIVPSYGVKLNENPAMLQQEWQATEQALNLAIASPSLHGVEAGVQPQEDKGAVKKVPDMAL; encoded by the coding sequence ATGACGAATCCAACAGAAAATCCCCAAGCGGCCTCCGCTGCCAAAGCGCCCAAGAAGGGCTTCACCCGCCGCAAGTTCGTCGCCTCGGCAGCGGCCGTCGGTGCGGGCGTGGTCGGTTACCAGTATTTCTTCGGTAGCCAATACCGCGCAGAAAAAGCAGACCGCCAGGTCGATGTGCTGCTGATTGGCGGCGGCATCATGAGTGCCACCTTGGGCGTTTATCTGCAGGAGCTCGAACCCGGTTGGAGCTATGAATTGTTCGAGCGCCTCGACCAGGTTGCCGAAGAAAGCTCCAATGGCTGGAATAATGCCGGCACCGGCCACTCGGCGCTGTGCGAGCTCAATTACACGCCGATGGATAAAAATGGCAATGTGCAGATTTCCTCTGCCATTAACATTAATGAAAACTTCCAGGTCTCGCGCCAATTCTGGTCGCACCAGGTGCGCGCTGGAGTACTCGGCAATCCGCGCGAGTTCATCAACTCCACGCCGCACATGAACCTGGTGTTCGGCGAGGAAAACCGCTCCTTCATCCAAAAGCGCCTGAAGGCCTTGGAAGCCTCGCCGCTGTTCACCGGCATGGAGTCGTCCACCGACCCAGCACAGATCAAGGAATGGATCCCGCTGATGATGGAAGGCCGCGACCCGGCCGAAGTGGTGACCGCCACCCGCTCGCCGCTGGGCACCGACGTGAACCTGGGTGAAATTACCCGCCAGTTCTACAAGAACCTGTCGTCCAAGCCCAACTTCAAGCTCAGCACCGGCCAGGAAGTGCGCTCCATCACGCGCAACAGCGACGGCTCCTGGCGCGTGTCGGCCTTCGACATGAAGGACAGCAGCAAGATCCAGACCGTGGATGCGCGCTTTATCTTTATCGGCGCCGGTGGCGCGGCGCTGCCGCTGCTGCAGTTGTCGGGCATTCCCGAGTCCAAGGTCTACGGCGGCTTCCCAGTCGGCGGCGAGTTCTTGGTCACCGAAAAGCCCGAGATCACTGAGCGCCACCTGGCCAAGGTCTATGGCCTGGCCGATACCGGCTCGCCTCCGATGTCGGTGCCCCACCTGGACACCCGCGTGCTGGACGGCAAGCGTGTGCTGCTGTTCGGGCCGTTCGCGACCTGGTCGAGCAAGTTCCTCAAGAACGGCTCCTACTTTGACCTGGCCAAGGCCACGACCTTTGCCAACGTGATTCCGCAGCTGCAGGTCGGCGTCAACGAGTTTGCGCTGGTCAAGTACCTGGCCCAGCAGCTGAGCCTGAACAAGGAGCAGAAGATGGACGCGCTGCGCCATTACATGCCCGAGGCCAAGGATGCCGACTGGCGCCTGTGGGAAGCGGGCCAGCGCGTGCAGATCATCAAGAACGACCCCGAAAAGGGCGGCATTCTCAAGCTCGGCACCGAGGTCGTCGTGGCCCAGGACCGTTCGCTGACCGCGCTGCTGGGCGCGTCGCCCGGGGGCTCGACCTCGCCAGCGATCATGCTGACCCTGCTGGAAAAGGCCTTCCCCGAGAAGGTAAAGAGCGCCGACTGGCAAGAGAAGATCCGCCAGATCGTGCCGAGCTACGGCGTCAAGCTCAACGAAAACCCCGCCATGCTGCAGCAGGAATGGCAGGCCACCGAGCAGGCGCTGAACCTGGCGATTGCCTCGCCCAGCCTGCACGGCGTGGAAGCCGGTGTGCAGCCCCAGGAAGACAAGGGCGCTGTCAAGAAGGTGCCGGACATGGCGCTGTAA
- the rpmB gene encoding 50S ribosomal protein L28, which produces MARVCEVTGKKPMVGNNVSHANNKTKRRFLPNLQYRRFWVETENRWVRLRVSSAALRLIDKNGIDSVLADLRARGQA; this is translated from the coding sequence ATGGCACGCGTTTGCGAAGTAACGGGCAAGAAGCCCATGGTGGGAAACAACGTTTCCCACGCCAACAACAAAACCAAGCGCCGGTTCCTGCCGAACCTGCAATATCGCCGTTTCTGGGTGGAAACTGAAAACCGCTGGGTTCGCCTGCGTGTTTCCAGCGCCGCTCTGCGTCTGATCGACAAGAACGGTATTGATTCTGTGCTCGCAGACCTGCGCGCACGTGGCCAAGCTTAA
- the brnQ gene encoding branched-chain amino acid transport system II carrier protein, giving the protein MKSLKTRDIIALGFMTFALFLGAGNIIFPPLVGLAAGENLVGATTGFLLTGVGLPLLGVVALARVGGGLDQLTHPIGRIAGLVLATTIYLTIGPFFATPRTATVSFEMGIAPFVGNTSIALLVFSIVYFSLVLLLSLFPGKLMDTLGKLITPLLIAALLALGGMAVLAPVGGYSTANPDYGTQLAAFAQGFVQGYQTMDALASLVFGIVIVNAIKDAGVTDARLHTRYAIYAGLIAAVCLSLVYISLCYLGATNGELAQNTVTGVQILSAFVQHRFGSAGIWLIAAVILLACLTTGVGLVSACSSFFSQLTGFSYRSVALSLCIFSAAVANQGLAQLIEIAGPVLVALYPPAIALVSLSLLQRWQQPARVYIPVMLVALVFGLVDGAKALQWTAALPTWLDHLPGAALGLGWVTPVAATVVCAGLADWFLARRQIPVRP; this is encoded by the coding sequence ATGAAATCACTGAAAACCAGGGACATTATCGCCCTCGGCTTCATGACCTTTGCCCTGTTCCTGGGCGCGGGCAATATCATTTTCCCGCCGCTGGTTGGCCTGGCCGCTGGCGAGAACCTGGTGGGCGCCACCACCGGCTTCCTGCTGACCGGCGTGGGCCTGCCGCTATTGGGCGTCGTTGCACTCGCGCGCGTCGGTGGCGGCCTGGACCAGCTGACCCATCCGATTGGCCGCATTGCCGGCCTGGTGCTGGCCACCACGATCTATCTGACCATTGGCCCCTTCTTTGCCACGCCACGCACCGCCACGGTCTCTTTCGAGATGGGTATTGCCCCCTTTGTCGGCAATACCTCGATTGCGCTGCTGGTGTTCAGCATTGTCTATTTCTCGCTGGTGCTGCTGCTGTCGCTGTTCCCCGGCAAGCTGATGGACACCCTGGGCAAGCTCATCACCCCGCTGCTGATTGCCGCGTTGCTGGCTTTGGGCGGCATGGCGGTGCTGGCCCCTGTGGGCGGCTACAGCACGGCCAACCCCGACTATGGCACGCAGCTGGCCGCCTTTGCCCAGGGCTTTGTGCAGGGCTACCAGACCATGGACGCCCTCGCCTCGCTGGTGTTCGGCATTGTCATCGTCAACGCGATCAAGGATGCGGGCGTGACCGATGCGCGCCTGCACACCCGCTACGCCATCTATGCCGGGCTGATTGCTGCGGTGTGCCTGAGCCTGGTCTACATCTCACTGTGCTACCTGGGCGCCACCAATGGCGAGCTGGCACAGAACACCGTGACTGGCGTGCAGATCCTCAGCGCCTTTGTGCAGCACCGCTTTGGCAGCGCCGGCATCTGGCTGATCGCCGCCGTGATCCTGCTGGCATGCCTCACAACCGGCGTAGGCCTGGTGAGCGCCTGCAGCAGCTTTTTCAGCCAGCTCACCGGTTTCTCCTACCGCAGTGTCGCGCTGTCCTTGTGCATCTTCAGTGCCGCCGTGGCCAACCAGGGCCTGGCGCAGCTGATCGAGATCGCCGGCCCGGTGCTGGTCGCCCTCTACCCCCCCGCGATTGCGCTGGTCTCGCTCAGCCTGCTGCAGCGCTGGCAGCAGCCCGCTCGGGTCTACATCCCCGTCATGCTGGTGGCGCTGGTGTTTGGCCTGGTCGACGGCGCCAAGGCGCTGCAATGGACTGCTGCCCTGCCCACCTGGCTGGACCACCTGCCCGGCGCCGCGCTGGGCCTGGGCTGGGTTACGCCAGTGGCCGCCACCGTGGTCTGCGCGGGGCTGGCCGACTGGTTTTTGGCACGCCGCCAAATACCGGTGCGTCCTTGA
- a CDS encoding DNA translocase FtsK has protein sequence MAYSSKKSKTAPQTGHSLVMGVRRFGHELVLIVSFVLMAFCVAAMVSYSPKDPAWSTSGTQMAGHVSNWMGRLGAMVSDGGYFMVGFSVWWLVVAAVLAWFSSLARWLRAGEAPPNDPRPLWLRRMVFWGGLVVLLLASAALEWSRLYRFEASLPGAAGGVLGFLLGPLAERWMGFTGSGIVGVMLLLLGLSWILGFSWGQIAEKVGAGIERTLQKLMLRREAAADKAVGKKAALAREAEVSSAAPVPMASRLVPTGDGMDSMLPAAPRSAAVDSGLHIAQPLKPQAQPSARVVKERQKPLFNELRDTRLPQVDLLDAAPKTQESVSYETLEMTSRLIEKKLKDFGVEVRVVEAAPGPVITRYEIEPATGVKGSQIVNLAKDLARSLSLVSIRVVETIPGKTYMALELPNAKRQTIRLTEILGSHEYHDAKSLLTMGLGKDIIGKPVVADLAKMPHVLVAGTTGSGKSVGINAMILSVLYKAEAKDVRLMMIDPKMLEMSVYEGIPHLLCPVVTDMKQAANGLNWCVAEMERRYKLMSKLGVRNLAGYNTKIDEAKAREESIPNPFSLTPESPEPLQRLPHIVVVIDELADLMMVVGKKIEELIARLAQKARAAGIHLILATQRPSVDVITGLIKANIPSRIAFSVGSKIDSRTILDQMGAEALLGMGDMLYMASGTGFPVRVHGAFVSDEEVHRVVSYLKEQGEPDYIDGVLEGGTGEGDSGFGDEEGGGSGEKDPMYDQAVEIVLKDRKASISYVQRKLRIGYNRSANLLEEMERAGLVSALTGSGQREVLVAHRPGGEE, from the coding sequence ATGGCTTACTCATCAAAGAAATCAAAGACAGCACCCCAGACCGGCCATTCGCTGGTGATGGGGGTTCGCCGTTTTGGGCACGAGCTGGTGCTCATCGTCAGTTTTGTGCTGATGGCGTTTTGCGTGGCGGCCATGGTCAGCTACTCGCCCAAGGACCCGGCCTGGTCCACCTCGGGCACGCAGATGGCTGGCCATGTCAGCAACTGGATGGGTCGCCTGGGTGCGATGGTCTCTGACGGCGGCTATTTCATGGTGGGTTTTTCCGTATGGTGGCTGGTGGTGGCCGCCGTGCTGGCCTGGTTCTCGTCGCTGGCGCGCTGGCTGCGCGCCGGTGAGGCGCCACCCAACGATCCGCGCCCGCTGTGGCTGCGCCGCATGGTGTTCTGGGGCGGCCTGGTGGTGCTGCTGCTGGCCAGCGCTGCGCTGGAGTGGTCGCGCCTCTACCGTTTTGAGGCCAGCCTGCCCGGCGCTGCTGGCGGCGTGCTGGGCTTTTTGCTCGGCCCGTTGGCCGAGCGCTGGATGGGTTTTACCGGCTCGGGCATTGTCGGCGTGATGCTGCTGCTGCTGGGCCTTTCCTGGATTCTGGGCTTCTCCTGGGGCCAGATCGCCGAGAAGGTCGGTGCCGGGATCGAGCGTACTTTGCAAAAGCTGATGCTGCGCCGCGAAGCCGCTGCCGACAAGGCCGTGGGCAAGAAGGCAGCGCTGGCGCGTGAGGCCGAGGTCAGCAGTGCAGCCCCTGTGCCGATGGCCTCACGCCTGGTTCCAACCGGTGATGGCATGGACAGCATGCTGCCCGCTGCGCCGCGCAGCGCAGCGGTCGATTCGGGCCTGCATATCGCCCAGCCGCTCAAGCCCCAGGCGCAGCCCAGCGCCCGCGTGGTCAAGGAGCGGCAAAAGCCGCTGTTCAACGAGCTGCGCGACACGCGCCTGCCCCAGGTGGACCTGCTCGATGCGGCGCCCAAGACGCAGGAGAGCGTCTCCTACGAAACCCTGGAGATGACCAGCCGCCTGATCGAGAAAAAGCTCAAGGACTTTGGCGTCGAGGTGCGCGTGGTCGAGGCCGCACCCGGCCCGGTGATCACCCGCTACGAGATCGAGCCGGCCACCGGCGTCAAGGGCTCGCAGATCGTCAACCTGGCCAAGGACCTGGCCCGTTCGCTCTCGCTGGTGTCGATCCGCGTGGTCGAGACCATCCCCGGCAAGACCTATATGGCGCTGGAGCTGCCCAATGCCAAGCGCCAGACCATTCGGCTGACCGAAATCCTGGGCTCACACGAGTACCACGACGCCAAGAGCCTGCTGACCATGGGTCTGGGCAAGGACATCATCGGCAAGCCCGTGGTGGCCGACCTGGCCAAGATGCCCCATGTGCTGGTGGCCGGTACCACCGGCTCGGGCAAGTCGGTGGGTATCAATGCGATGATCTTGTCCGTGCTCTACAAGGCCGAAGCCAAGGATGTGCGGCTGATGATGATCGACCCCAAGATGCTGGAAATGTCGGTCTACGAAGGCATTCCGCACCTGCTGTGCCCGGTGGTCACCGACATGAAGCAGGCGGCCAACGGCCTGAACTGGTGCGTGGCTGAGATGGAGCGCCGCTACAAGCTGATGAGCAAGCTGGGCGTGCGCAACCTGGCGGGCTACAACACCAAGATCGACGAGGCCAAGGCGCGCGAGGAGAGCATTCCCAACCCGTTCAGCCTGACGCCCGAATCCCCCGAGCCCCTGCAGCGCCTGCCGCATATCGTCGTGGTGATCGACGAGCTGGCCGACCTGATGATGGTTGTCGGCAAGAAGATCGAAGAGCTGATTGCACGCTTGGCGCAAAAGGCGCGCGCTGCTGGTATCCACCTGATCCTGGCCACTCAGCGCCCCAGCGTCGATGTGATCACTGGCCTCATCAAGGCCAATATCCCTTCGCGTATCGCGTTCTCGGTGGGCTCCAAGATCGACAGCCGCACTATCTTGGACCAGATGGGCGCCGAGGCGCTGCTGGGCATGGGTGACATGCTCTACATGGCCAGCGGCACGGGCTTCCCGGTGCGGGTGCATGGCGCCTTTGTGTCTGATGAGGAAGTGCACCGCGTGGTCAGCTACCTCAAGGAGCAGGGCGAGCCCGACTATATCGACGGTGTGCTCGAAGGCGGCACCGGCGAGGGTGATTCCGGCTTTGGCGATGAGGAGGGCGGCGGCAGCGGTGAGAAGGACCCGATGTACGACCAGGCCGTCGAGATCGTGCTCAAGGACCGCAAGGCCAGCATCTCCTACGTGCAGCGCAAGCTGCGCATCGGCTACAACCGCTCGGCCAACCTGCTCGAAGAGATGGAGCGCGCCGGCCTGGTGAGCGCCTTGACCGGCAGCGGCCAGCGCGAAGTGCTGGTGGCCCACCGTCCCGGCGGTGAAGAATAG
- the rpmG gene encoding 50S ribosomal protein L33, producing MASKGGREKIKLESTAGTGHFYTTTKNKKTMPEKMLITKFDPKARKHVDYKEVKLK from the coding sequence ATGGCATCCAAAGGCGGACGCGAAAAAATCAAGCTGGAATCGACAGCCGGCACCGGTCACTTCTACACGACCACCAAGAACAAGAAGACAATGCCTGAAAAGATGTTGATCACGAAGTTCGATCCCAAGGCTCGCAAGCATGTGGATTACAAGGAAGTGAAGCTGAAGTAA
- a CDS encoding replication-associated recombination protein A: MADLFSQEPAAPLAEALRPKTLDEVVGQSHLLGEGKPLRLAFQSGKPHSMIFWGPPGVGKTTLARLTATAFQCEFIALSAVLSGVKDIREAMEQARQYLAQGKNTILFVDEIHRFNKSQQDALLPHVESGLFTFIGATTENPSFEVNSALLSRAQVYVLKSLTEAELKRLLQRAQEEHALDDLAFDDLAVDTLVGYADGDARRFLNLLEQTSTAAKASGVAEITAEFLQNALTLNSRRFDKGGDNFYDQISALHKSVRGSHPDAALYWLTRMLDGGADARYLSRRIVRMAWEDIGLADPRAMQIANDAALTYERLGSPEGELALGQAVIYLAMAAKSNAGYNAYNQAKAFVKQDKSREVPVHLRNAPTKLMKELGYGHEYRYAHDEPNAYAAGETYLPDGIDPPGWYQPVPRGLELKIGEKLAQLKRWDEEAGQD; the protein is encoded by the coding sequence ATGGCTGATTTGTTCAGCCAGGAACCGGCCGCGCCGCTGGCCGAAGCGCTGCGCCCCAAGACCCTGGACGAGGTGGTGGGTCAGTCCCATTTGCTGGGAGAAGGCAAGCCGCTGCGCCTGGCCTTCCAGTCCGGCAAACCGCATTCGATGATCTTCTGGGGTCCACCCGGCGTGGGCAAGACCACGTTGGCGCGGCTGACGGCGACGGCGTTCCAGTGCGAGTTCATCGCCCTGTCTGCGGTCTTGTCGGGTGTGAAGGACATCCGCGAGGCCATGGAGCAGGCCAGGCAATATCTTGCGCAGGGCAAAAACACCATCTTGTTCGTAGACGAAATCCACCGGTTCAATAAGTCGCAACAAGATGCCCTGTTGCCGCATGTGGAATCAGGGCTGTTCACCTTTATCGGTGCTACCACCGAGAACCCCTCCTTTGAGGTCAACTCGGCGCTGCTGTCGCGGGCCCAGGTCTATGTCCTCAAGTCGCTGACAGAGGCGGAGCTGAAGCGCTTGCTCCAGCGGGCCCAGGAAGAACATGCGCTTGACGATCTGGCGTTTGACGACCTGGCCGTCGATACCCTCGTGGGGTATGCGGATGGTGACGCCAGAAGATTTTTGAACCTGCTTGAACAAACGAGCACAGCAGCCAAGGCTTCAGGCGTTGCGGAGATCACGGCCGAGTTCTTGCAGAACGCGCTGACCTTGAACAGCCGCCGTTTTGACAAGGGCGGCGACAATTTCTACGACCAGATCTCGGCCTTGCACAAGTCGGTCCGCGGCTCGCACCCCGATGCCGCGCTCTACTGGCTCACGCGCATGCTCGATGGTGGCGCCGATGCGCGCTACCTGTCCCGGCGCATTGTGCGCATGGCCTGGGAAGACATTGGCCTGGCTGACCCACGCGCGATGCAGATTGCCAACGATGCTGCGCTGACCTATGAGCGCCTGGGCAGCCCCGAAGGCGAGCTGGCGCTGGGCCAGGCCGTCATCTACCTGGCCATGGCCGCCAAGAGCAATGCCGGCTACAACGCCTACAACCAGGCCAAGGCCTTTGTGAAGCAGGACAAGAGCCGCGAAGTGCCGGTGCATTTGCGCAACGCCCCGACCAAGCTGATGAAGGAGCTGGGCTATGGGCATGAATACCGCTACGCCCATGACGAGCCCAATGCCTATGCAGCGGGAGAAACCTATCTGCCAGATGGGATAGACCCGCCCGGCTGGTACCAGCCCGTGCCCCGGGGGCTGGAGCTCAAGATTGGCGAGAAGCTGGCGCAGCTCAAGCGCTGGGATGAGGAAGCCGGGCAGGACTGA